A genomic window from Candidatus Hydrogenedentota bacterium includes:
- a CDS encoding DUF1559 domain-containing protein, translating into MSRRGFTLIELLVVIAIIGILAAILLPALARAREAARRASCQNNLKQLGLVMFMYAGENKDKLPPRQTYKCNGTLGTEMIFSGPALMPEYLTDVNVVWCPSWAPQTSPLERFDREKGNDNGIVEPCELTKEPYDYTGWLILDDINILGAALVGTVGTDTGGRFAESQYLNTPWGELAQENVATGGEASDDDFTVSAAFAGTQAGGGDTLYRLRQGIERFLISDINNPAASSEAASTVPVCWDHITTSVADFSHVPGGGNVLYLDGHVNFLRYQSDKFPMTEDSARIFGRYNRPFDGF; encoded by the coding sequence ATGAGCCGCAGGGGTTTCACACTTATCGAATTGCTGGTCGTTATTGCCATTATTGGGATTCTGGCGGCTATTCTGTTGCCCGCACTGGCCCGCGCACGAGAAGCGGCCCGCCGGGCGAGCTGTCAAAACAACCTGAAGCAGCTTGGGTTGGTCATGTTCATGTACGCCGGGGAGAACAAGGACAAGCTGCCGCCGCGCCAGACCTATAAGTGTAACGGTACCTTGGGCACCGAGATGATTTTCAGCGGCCCGGCCTTGATGCCGGAGTATCTCACGGACGTAAATGTCGTGTGGTGTCCATCTTGGGCGCCGCAGACGAGTCCCTTGGAGCGGTTCGACCGAGAAAAGGGCAACGACAACGGGATTGTCGAGCCGTGTGAGCTGACCAAAGAACCTTACGATTACACCGGTTGGCTTATCCTGGACGACATCAACATCCTTGGAGCTGCGCTGGTCGGGACAGTCGGTACAGATACCGGCGGCCGTTTTGCGGAGTCACAGTATCTGAACACGCCTTGGGGTGAGTTGGCTCAGGAAAACGTGGCCACGGGCGGCGAGGCCAGCGACGACGACTTCACAGTCTCCGCGGCGTTTGCCGGCACCCAGGCAGGGGGTGGAGACACCCTGTACCGTCTACGCCAGGGAATCGAGCGGTTCTTGATTTCCGACATCAACAATCCGGCAGCGAGCAGCGAAGCGGCGAGCACCGTGCCGGTATGTTGGGACCACATCACCACCAGCGTCGCGGACTTCTCGCACGTGCCCGGCGGGGGGAATGTGCTGTACCTGGACGGTCACGTCAACTTCCTGCGGTATCAGTCGGACAAGTTCCCGATGACGGAAGACAGCGCGCGGATCTTTGGCCGTTACAACCGGCCGTTTGACGGTTTCTAG